A region from the Microcoleus sp. FACHB-672 genome encodes:
- a CDS encoding MFS transporter, which translates to MKVFFTLEPKRRSSLLILFFAGLLFWASLASLLPTLPLYVEHVGGTKQQIGLVMGAFALGLLPSRAWLGPLADRRGRKIVLLLGATVASLAPFGYLLVDSIPWLLVIRAFHGISIAAFTTGYSALVTDLSPPKQRGELLGYMSLVNPIGMAIGPAIGGFLLEFTGYPPLFLMSAGLGVLSLLFTARVTEADAKPASQPGQSTTKPAKQKYWRLLFSPRVRIPSLVLFMIGLVFGTISTFVPLFMKETGVDLNPGLFYSAAAVASFSIRLPTGPASDRYGRGLFIAGSLICYTVSMLMLWTSHSPRDFLLAAIIEGAASGTLLPMMIALIADRSEPNERGRYFSLSIGGFDFALVLAGPILGAIAEYVGYRNMFAMAAVIAFLAFIIFITLSSKSLSHSLRFAVGREKDVYALEAKN; encoded by the coding sequence TTGAAAGTTTTCTTCACGCTTGAACCAAAACGGCGCAGCAGTTTGCTGATTTTGTTCTTCGCCGGCTTGTTATTTTGGGCTAGCTTGGCCTCTCTGCTGCCGACGTTGCCACTTTATGTTGAGCATGTCGGTGGCACAAAGCAACAAATTGGTCTGGTCATGGGTGCCTTTGCCCTGGGTTTGCTGCCATCCCGTGCTTGGTTAGGGCCACTGGCAGACCGACGGGGGCGTAAAATTGTTTTGCTTCTGGGTGCGACGGTGGCATCCCTCGCACCGTTTGGCTATTTACTCGTTGATTCGATTCCCTGGCTGTTGGTAATCCGTGCTTTCCACGGGATTAGCATTGCGGCGTTTACCACCGGCTACAGCGCCCTCGTAACCGATTTATCCCCACCAAAACAACGGGGTGAGTTATTGGGGTATATGAGTTTGGTTAACCCGATTGGGATGGCCATAGGGCCGGCAATTGGGGGGTTTTTGCTGGAGTTCACCGGCTACCCTCCGCTGTTTCTCATGTCTGCCGGTTTAGGTGTGCTGAGTCTGCTATTTACTGCACGGGTTACGGAAGCCGATGCTAAACCGGCAAGCCAACCTGGACAGAGTACCACGAAGCCAGCTAAGCAAAAATACTGGCGGCTGTTATTTAGCCCCCGTGTCCGCATTCCCAGTCTCGTACTATTCATGATCGGCTTGGTATTCGGGACGATAAGTACCTTCGTGCCTTTGTTTATGAAGGAGACGGGTGTTGATTTGAATCCCGGTTTGTTCTACAGTGCTGCTGCTGTGGCTAGCTTTAGCATTCGCTTACCCACAGGGCCGGCTTCAGATCGCTATGGTCGTGGACTGTTTATCGCCGGCAGTTTGATTTGCTATACGGTGTCGATGCTAATGCTATGGACTTCTCACAGCCCCAGAGACTTTTTGCTGGCTGCAATTATTGAAGGGGCTGCGTCTGGGACGTTGCTACCTATGATGATCGCGCTGATTGCTGATCGCAGCGAACCGAACGAACGAGGCCGATATTTTTCTTTATCTATCGGTGGCTTTGACTTTGCGCTGGTACTTGCCGGCCCAATTTTAGGTGCGATTGCCGAGTATGTCGGTTATCGAAATATGTTTGCGATGGCTGCAGTGATTGCATTTCTCGCCTTCATCATTTTCATTACCTTATCGAGCAAAAGCTTATCCCATTCCCTCCGATTTGCAGTGGGTCGGGAAAAAGATGTTTATGCTTTAGAAGCCAAAAACTAA
- the moaC gene encoding cyclic pyranopterin monophosphate synthase MoaC translates to MTQDFFSNSNSPAQNRLTHLDEQGEARMVDVSGKQVTVRQAVAAGQVRMSQATFEVIQAGNAPKGDVLGTAKIAGIMAAKQTSQLIPLCHPLPLQKIDVQLIPDPQLPGYQIRAQVITKAETGVEMEALTAVSIAALTLYDMAKALEKSIEIESIRLISKAGGKSGDYQRQEI, encoded by the coding sequence ATGACACAAGATTTTTTTTCCAATTCCAACTCACCGGCACAAAATCGGCTAACTCACTTGGATGAACAGGGCGAAGCCCGGATGGTGGATGTTTCTGGAAAGCAAGTTACTGTGCGGCAAGCCGTCGCTGCCGGCCAAGTGCGGATGTCACAGGCTACGTTTGAAGTGATTCAAGCCGGCAACGCCCCGAAGGGCGATGTTTTGGGAACGGCCAAAATTGCCGGCATCATGGCTGCCAAGCAAACATCCCAGTTGATCCCCCTGTGCCATCCCCTCCCCCTGCAAAAAATAGATGTCCAGCTGATTCCTGATCCCCAACTGCCGGGATATCAAATTCGCGCCCAAGTCATCACCAAGGCAGAAACCGGCGTGGAAATGGAAGCCCTGACTGCTGTTTCAATTGCCGCACTCACGCTTTACGACATGGCCAAAGCCCTAGAGAAGTCTATTGAGATTGAATCAATTCGCCTGATCAGCAAAGCCGGTGGCAAATCTGGCGATTACCAACGTCAGGAGATTTAA
- a CDS encoding 2TM domain-containing protein has product MPPRWPRKPDRQDPAYRRLDDRMNFAIHVAAFGACNSSIWFFRNLQSSAWDWTPWLTGIWLTVLLGHALYIFAIADYSDAAPASLSKATSESGPPSS; this is encoded by the coding sequence ATGCCTCCTCGTTGGCCACGCAAACCAGACCGGCAAGACCCCGCCTACCGGCGTTTAGACGACCGGATGAATTTTGCCATCCACGTTGCTGCTTTTGGCGCGTGCAACTCTAGTATTTGGTTTTTCCGCAACTTGCAGTCTTCTGCGTGGGATTGGACACCTTGGCTAACCGGCATTTGGCTGACGGTTTTGCTAGGTCACGCCCTTTACATTTTCGCCATTGCCGATTACTCTGACGCTGCTCCTGCATCTTTGAGCAAAGCCACTTCTGAATCTGGGCCGCCGTCATCATAA
- a CDS encoding CHASE2 domain-containing protein: MIGTKLKQQNWEKHRVLLTSLSVALCVIILRLSGVLQPLEWAALDQFFRSRPLEPVDKRVVIVGIDEEDINQLKQWPISDALLAQVLQKLDAAKPRAIGLDIYRNLSVEPGHAQLVQTVKSIPNIIGIERIQDEKWPAVAPPPMLSQPQQVGFNNMIIDSDRKVRRAVLYWWPGDGKTRKSFAFQLALRYLKTEKISPKALAKGSDRLQLGGGILQPLEANDGAYVGVDAKGYQILANYRGPAGRFRTVSISDVLAGKVPADVFRDRIVLIGSTAVSLKDFLDTPYTGGLISSRQSMSAVEIHANFISQILSLALNERPLIQVWHEPVEKVWIVVWSWIGASLSWRVRSARWSALSILLAGVGLTGFCYVMFLLGWWLPVVSPLLTLCGSAVAITAYFANLEDELKKSKEFLYTVINTIPDPIFVKNKEHRWVVLNEAYCRFIGYPYEKLIEKLESDFFPAQEAEAFRAQDELVFNSGEEQESEEKFTNAKGFTHLIATKRSLHKDAAGNLFLVGVIRDITERKQIEEELKRTAAELARSNEELKLSEDRLRHLAYHDTLTGLPNRKLFHERLCQSLERAGMTHQMVALLFLDLDGFKCVNDTLGHEVGDLLLKAVSARLTGCLRGSDTVSRLGGDEFTVILPAIPSIPDAEKVADKILTTLAHPFIIEGMTISVTTSIGISLYPLHAEEIDSLINKADAAMYCAKDLGKNQYHVA; the protein is encoded by the coding sequence ATGATAGGAACAAAGTTAAAGCAACAGAATTGGGAAAAGCATCGCGTCCTGCTGACATCCTTGAGTGTTGCCCTCTGTGTCATTATTTTACGTCTTTCCGGTGTTTTGCAGCCTTTAGAATGGGCGGCATTAGATCAGTTTTTCCGCTCGCGTCCCCTCGAACCCGTCGATAAACGAGTCGTGATTGTGGGGATTGATGAGGAAGACATCAATCAACTTAAACAATGGCCGATTTCAGATGCATTGCTGGCCCAGGTTTTGCAAAAGTTGGATGCTGCGAAGCCTCGCGCCATCGGTCTGGATATTTATCGTAATTTATCGGTTGAACCCGGTCATGCTCAGTTAGTGCAAACTGTCAAGTCAATTCCTAACATTATTGGGATTGAAAGAATTCAAGATGAAAAGTGGCCGGCGGTTGCTCCTCCACCGATGCTGAGTCAGCCCCAGCAGGTGGGTTTTAATAACATGATTATTGACTCAGATCGCAAGGTGCGTCGTGCTGTTCTCTATTGGTGGCCGGGGGATGGCAAAACTCGGAAAAGTTTTGCATTCCAACTGGCATTGAGGTATCTCAAAACAGAAAAAATCAGCCCCAAGGCGCTTGCCAAAGGTTCTGATCGTTTGCAGTTGGGGGGGGGCATCCTGCAGCCCTTGGAAGCCAATGATGGGGCTTATGTGGGGGTAGATGCGAAAGGCTATCAAATTTTGGCAAACTATCGCGGCCCTGCAGGTCGCTTTCGCACGGTATCGATTAGCGATGTTCTCGCCGGCAAGGTGCCGGCTGATGTTTTTCGAGATCGCATTGTCTTAATCGGTTCCACGGCTGTCAGTCTCAAAGATTTTTTAGACACGCCTTACACTGGCGGTCTGATCTCCAGCCGTCAATCGATGTCAGCCGTTGAGATTCACGCCAATTTTATCAGTCAGATTCTCAGTCTGGCCCTGAATGAACGACCCTTAATCCAAGTCTGGCATGAGCCGGTGGAAAAGGTATGGATTGTGGTTTGGTCTTGGATCGGGGCAAGTTTGAGTTGGAGAGTGCGTTCGGCGAGATGGTCTGCCCTCAGTATTTTGCTTGCGGGTGTCGGCTTGACTGGCTTTTGCTACGTGATGTTTTTACTCGGATGGTGGCTGCCGGTGGTGTCACCCCTGCTAACGCTGTGTGGGTCTGCAGTGGCGATTACTGCCTATTTTGCCAATCTTGAGGATGAACTCAAAAAATCTAAAGAATTTTTATATACGGTAATTAATACAATCCCCGATCCCATCTTTGTTAAAAATAAAGAACATCGGTGGGTGGTTTTAAATGAAGCCTATTGCCGATTTATTGGCTATCCTTATGAAAAATTAATTGAGAAGTTAGAGAGCGACTTTTTCCCGGCCCAAGAAGCAGAAGCTTTTAGGGCTCAAGATGAACTGGTCTTTAACAGCGGTGAAGAGCAGGAATCGGAGGAAAAGTTTACAAATGCTAAAGGCTTCACTCATTTGATCGCCACCAAACGTTCGCTGCATAAAGATGCTGCCGGCAATCTGTTCTTAGTGGGTGTGATTCGTGATATTACTGAGCGCAAGCAGATAGAAGAAGAACTAAAACGCACGGCAGCAGAATTAGCGCGATCCAATGAAGAATTAAAACTTTCAGAAGATCGATTGCGTCATTTGGCTTATCACGACACCCTCACCGGCTTGCCCAATCGGAAACTATTTCACGAACGCTTATGTCAGTCCTTAGAACGGGCCGGCATGACTCATCAAATGGTAGCTCTTTTATTTCTAGATTTGGATGGATTCAAATGCGTTAATGACACCCTCGGCCATGAAGTTGGTGATTTACTGCTAAAAGCCGTTTCAGCCCGCTTAACTGGGTGTTTGCGTGGCAGTGATACGGTTTCTCGTTTAGGTGGAGATGAGTTTACAGTAATTTTGCCGGCAATTCCGAGCATACCGGATGCAGAAAAAGTGGCTGACAAAATTTTAACCACTTTAGCCCATCCTTTTATAATTGAGGGAATGACTATTTCGGTAACAACCAGTATTGGCATCAGTTTATATCCTCTGCACGCTGAAGAAATTGATTCTTTAATCAACAAAGCGGACGCAGCCATGTACTGCGCCAAAGACTTGGGTAAGAACCAATATCACGTTGCCTAA
- the nadB gene encoding L-aspartate oxidase, which yields MNPANTDSSTQLNLPSQFDVLVVGTGAAGLYAALCLPEHFQVGLITKDRLPQSASDWAQGGMAAAISPEDSPKLHIEDTLKAGAGLCEFEAVRFLAEKAPECVHSLVKLGVAFDRQGDDLALTLEAAHSRRRVLHAADTTGRAVVGTLTAQVLNRKNIQVIQQAFALSLWIDPDTQRCQGICLVYQGQISWVRAGAVVLATGGGGQVFAQTTNPGVSTGDGVAIAWRAGAILRDLEFVQFHPTALTKAGAPRFLISEAVRGEGAHLVDDQGYRFAFDYHPAGELAPRDIVSRAIFSHFQRMGVDPADANVWLDLRPIPEQRIRHRFPNIIQVCRQWGIDVFSQPVPVAPAAHYWMGGIMTDLISQTSIPGLYAIGETASTGVHGGNRLASNSLLECIVFGAQLAHLDFPLTPSPSLPLAPSSPHPLSAKDWATGQAKIEALRQDLPRLVWQSAGICRGQAALASALTLIETWQAEFIALAMSKFLFNLQPGQTLSVNFPDADVHLRSWGETRNLLDVAYLILTSAQFRTESRGGHYRTDFPQPEPSWQAHTSIQNHHWWQSPVRTTADL from the coding sequence GTGAATCCTGCAAATACTGATTCATCAACCCAGCTAAACCTACCAAGCCAGTTTGATGTCCTCGTAGTAGGCACCGGCGCAGCGGGGCTGTATGCGGCGCTTTGCCTGCCAGAACACTTCCAGGTTGGCTTGATTACAAAAGATAGGCTGCCGCAATCCGCAAGTGATTGGGCGCAAGGCGGGATGGCGGCTGCTATCTCACCGGAAGATTCACCTAAACTCCATATTGAAGATACGTTGAAAGCCGGTGCCGGCTTGTGTGAGTTTGAGGCGGTGCGATTTCTAGCGGAAAAAGCCCCAGAATGCGTACACTCGCTGGTAAAGTTGGGGGTAGCGTTTGACCGGCAAGGAGACGACTTAGCACTGACGCTAGAAGCTGCTCACTCGCGCCGGCGTGTTCTCCATGCTGCAGATACCACAGGACGTGCGGTTGTCGGCACCCTCACGGCTCAAGTCTTAAACCGTAAGAATATTCAGGTAATCCAGCAAGCATTTGCCTTGAGTCTTTGGATCGATCCCGACACGCAACGCTGTCAGGGGATTTGCTTGGTTTATCAAGGGCAAATTAGCTGGGTGCGTGCCGGCGCTGTGGTGTTGGCAACCGGCGGGGGTGGCCAAGTTTTTGCTCAGACAACCAATCCAGGAGTGAGCACCGGCGATGGCGTGGCGATTGCATGGCGTGCCGGTGCCATTTTGCGAGATTTAGAATTTGTCCAATTTCATCCCACCGCCCTCACCAAAGCCGGTGCCCCACGATTTTTAATCAGTGAAGCAGTGCGGGGCGAGGGGGCGCACTTAGTCGATGATCAGGGATATCGCTTTGCGTTTGATTACCACCCTGCCGGTGAACTTGCCCCCAGAGATATCGTCAGCCGCGCGATTTTTAGTCACTTTCAGCGGATGGGCGTCGATCCGGCTGATGCCAACGTCTGGTTGGATTTACGCCCGATCCCAGAGCAGCGAATTCGTCACCGATTTCCCAATATTATCCAAGTATGCCGGCAGTGGGGAATTGATGTCTTCTCCCAACCCGTGCCGGTGGCACCGGCAGCTCATTACTGGATGGGTGGCATCATGACGGATTTAATCAGCCAAACATCGATTCCGGGTTTGTACGCAATCGGGGAAACCGCCAGTACGGGCGTGCACGGAGGCAATCGCCTTGCGAGTAATTCCTTACTTGAATGTATTGTCTTCGGTGCTCAACTCGCCCACCTAGATTTTCCCCTCACTCCCTCACCCTCTCTTCCCCTCGCCCCCTCTTCCCCTCACCCCCTCTCTGCAAAGGACTGGGCGACTGGGCAAGCCAAAATAGAAGCACTGCGGCAAGATTTACCCCGCTTAGTTTGGCAAAGTGCCGGTATTTGCCGGGGACAGGCGGCGTTAGCCTCCGCCCTTACTTTGATAGAAACTTGGCAAGCAGAATTCATCGCACTTGCCATGAGCAAGTTCCTGTTTAACTTACAACCCGGCCAAACTCTTAGTGTCAATTTCCCAGATGCAGATGTGCACTTACGGAGTTGGGGAGAAACCCGCAACTTACTGGATGTGGCGTACTTAATTTTGACAAGCGCACAGTTTCGCACGGAAAGTCGAGGTGGACACTATCGGACAGATTTCCCTCAGCCAGAGCCGAGCTGGCAAGCCCACACCTCGATCCAAAATCATCACTGGTGGCAGTCGCCGGTTCGCACGACTGCTGACTTGTAG
- the psbU gene encoding photosystem II complex extrinsic protein PsbU, translating into MRRLVRLLAVVGLLVGCLGWLGLPQNAYAANLSGVAFVQTPVLAESGLRNRVDDKLNTEFGQKIDLNNTNVRAFRRYPGLYPTLAGIIVENAPYEKVDDVLNISDLSERQKEVLKANLGKFTVTDVESALVEGDDRINNGVY; encoded by the coding sequence ATGAGACGATTGGTTCGCCTGTTGGCAGTTGTCGGCCTGTTGGTGGGCTGCCTGGGATGGTTGGGGCTGCCTCAGAATGCTTACGCTGCTAACTTGAGCGGTGTGGCATTTGTGCAAACGCCGGTTTTGGCCGAGTCAGGTTTGCGAAATCGGGTAGACGACAAGCTAAACACCGAGTTTGGCCAAAAAATCGATCTAAATAACACCAATGTACGGGCATTTCGCCGTTATCCAGGGCTGTACCCAACCCTGGCCGGCATAATTGTTGAAAATGCGCCCTATGAAAAGGTCGATGATGTACTCAACATTTCAGATTTGAGCGAACGCCAAAAAGAAGTGCTAAAAGCCAACCTCGGCAAGTTCACGGTGACTGATGTGGAATCAGCCTTAGTAGAAGGTGATGATCGGATTAATAACGGCGTCTACTAG
- a CDS encoding adenylate/guanylate cyclase domain-containing protein, protein MLKLQPTPHLVLKTEAGNRYLPLAGSSCWTIGRSEDNNFVLPDRWISRNHAMLQRMENGEFYLIDLGSRNGSFVNGRRVSIPVTLHNGDRLTFGQTELAFSCQSSLDADKDDEDSDDFTATAALHVRRLISVMVVDIRSFTVLTRQLEDHILSEVIGSWFRQSGDILRSHGSWVDKYIGDAVMAVWFHSTQKVSREEVIQIFQALSALHQVTEDLSQRYPLPFPLRIGAGVNTGYAMVGNTGSGDRPDYTALGDTVNAAFRLESSTKEIGMDIALGETTYQHLSVIGASEAPFQAYTVNLKGYDTPTLTYASTFDELYKFLHMKREDS, encoded by the coding sequence GTGCTGAAGTTGCAACCCACTCCTCATTTAGTGCTTAAAACCGAAGCCGGTAATCGCTATCTGCCCTTAGCCGGTAGTAGTTGCTGGACAATTGGGCGCAGTGAAGATAACAATTTTGTTCTCCCAGATCGCTGGATCTCTCGCAACCATGCAATGTTGCAGCGTATGGAGAACGGAGAGTTTTATCTCATTGATTTGGGCAGCCGCAATGGTTCGTTTGTGAACGGGCGGCGGGTGAGCATTCCCGTTACGCTACACAATGGGGATCGCCTTACCTTTGGCCAAACAGAGTTAGCATTCTCCTGTCAATCTAGTCTCGATGCCGATAAAGATGACGAAGACTCGGACGATTTTACAGCGACAGCCGCTTTGCACGTGCGCCGGCTGATCTCTGTGATGGTGGTTGATATCCGTAGTTTCACCGTCCTGACTCGTCAGCTTGAGGATCATATCCTTTCTGAGGTGATCGGTAGCTGGTTCCGCCAGTCAGGCGATATCCTGCGATCTCACGGCAGCTGGGTTGATAAATATATTGGGGATGCGGTGATGGCTGTTTGGTTTCACAGCACCCAAAAAGTCAGCCGTGAAGAAGTCATTCAGATTTTTCAAGCGTTGAGTGCGCTGCATCAAGTCACCGAGGATCTGAGTCAGCGCTACCCCTTACCGTTTCCCTTACGCATCGGTGCCGGCGTGAATACAGGTTACGCAATGGTGGGCAACACCGGCAGTGGAGATCGCCCCGACTATACCGCCCTAGGGGATACGGTAAACGCTGCTTTTCGTCTGGAATCTTCCACAAAAGAAATTGGCATGGATATCGCTTTGGGCGAAACTACTTACCAACATCTCTCCGTCATAGGCGCTTCTGAAGCCCCGTTTCAAGCATATACAGTGAATCTCAAAGGCTACGATACCCCAACCCTGACTTATGCCAGCACGTTTGATGAGCTGTATAAGTTTTTGCACATGAAACGTGAAGATTCTTAG
- a CDS encoding DUF3120 domain-containing protein, with the protein MFNETLSTYTPNPQPAEPTSNFSHAFLWKITLSESWRLFAAAIFLVSVPVFFQAPLVRQFPLLSLALTGCLVWLGWRLLSNSSTHLWGDLLLGFTGSWLAGSIYWGWLRWEPVLHLPVEAICLPVALWCISRRRLQVGSWFYLGSLLGTAITDIYFYLVDLIPHWRQIMQVDPALALPIFQSATKQVQTPWGIGWALVLLVVLLVAGVAPLRSKQLHWWAFGGAVLSTILVDSLFWFAASAA; encoded by the coding sequence TTGTTTAACGAAACTTTGTCCACGTACACCCCTAACCCGCAGCCAGCGGAGCCGACCAGCAATTTTTCCCATGCTTTCTTGTGGAAAATTACGTTAAGCGAAAGTTGGCGGCTTTTCGCGGCAGCAATCTTCCTAGTTTCAGTGCCAGTATTTTTCCAAGCGCCCCTGGTGCGGCAATTTCCGCTGCTGAGCTTAGCACTGACCGGCTGCTTGGTCTGGCTGGGTTGGAGGCTGCTATCAAATTCCTCAACCCATCTGTGGGGAGACTTATTGCTGGGGTTCACCGGCAGCTGGTTAGCCGGTTCGATTTATTGGGGCTGGTTGCGTTGGGAACCTGTGTTGCACTTGCCGGTGGAGGCCATTTGTCTGCCGGTGGCATTGTGGTGCATCAGCCGTCGCCGCCTGCAAGTGGGCAGTTGGTTTTATTTAGGTTCTTTATTAGGCACTGCGATTACCGACATATATTTTTACTTGGTCGATTTAATTCCTCATTGGCGGCAGATCATGCAAGTCGATCCGGCACTCGCGCTGCCAATCTTTCAAAGTGCCACCAAACAAGTGCAGACGCCTTGGGGCATTGGCTGGGCGCTGGTTCTGCTCGTCGTGCTTCTGGTTGCTGGTGTTGCCCCCTTACGCTCAAAGCAGCTGCATTGGTGGGCGTTTGGTGGGGCAGTCTTGAGCACAATCTTGGTAGATAGCCTATTTTGGTTTGCCGCTTCTGCTGCCTGA
- a CDS encoding undecaprenyl-diphosphate phosphatase: MALSRSQFFTLLSAGVAGAILASPLKAFTTPLPDASTLLAQTTPVAAPAVASVSDMNIFQAFILGLVQGLTEFLPISSTAHLKVVPVLLGWGDPGSAFTAVIQLGSIAAVLWYFWSDLSQVVNGALRAVLRREYDDQDFRIALGIVLGTLPILLGGVLIKVFIPDYDNSPLRSLGAIAIASIFMALLLGVAERIGKRKRDFNQLGMQDGILMGLAQAMALIPGVSRSGSTLTAGLFMGLERATAARFSFLLGIPAITLAGLVELKDVVTGGFAGVGALPLLVGVISAAVFSYVSIAWLLRFLQTQSTLVFIVYRLLFGLAILASIAAKLPWTVGQ; this comes from the coding sequence ATGGCTTTATCACGCAGTCAATTTTTCACACTCTTAAGTGCCGGGGTTGCCGGCGCAATATTGGCATCTCCTTTAAAAGCGTTCACAACCCCGTTACCCGATGCTTCTACACTTTTAGCTCAAACCACCCCTGTCGCAGCCCCCGCCGTGGCGAGTGTTTCTGATATGAATATCTTTCAGGCATTCATATTAGGCTTGGTGCAAGGTTTAACAGAATTTTTGCCCATCAGCAGCACTGCCCATTTAAAAGTCGTGCCGGTGTTATTGGGTTGGGGCGATCCCGGTTCTGCCTTTACAGCGGTGATTCAGCTGGGCAGCATTGCCGCTGTACTTTGGTATTTTTGGAGCGATCTCTCTCAGGTGGTAAACGGTGCTCTCAGAGCAGTGCTGCGGCGTGAATACGATGATCAAGACTTCCGGATTGCTTTGGGGATTGTTTTGGGAACCCTGCCGATTCTCCTGGGTGGTGTTCTAATCAAGGTTTTCATTCCCGACTATGACAACTCTCCTCTGCGGAGTCTGGGGGCGATTGCGATTGCTTCAATTTTCATGGCGCTGCTTTTGGGGGTTGCTGAACGCATTGGCAAGCGCAAGCGCGATTTTAACCAGCTAGGAATGCAAGATGGGATCTTAATGGGTTTGGCTCAAGCAATGGCCTTAATCCCCGGTGTTTCTCGCTCAGGTTCCACACTGACTGCCGGCTTATTCATGGGCTTAGAACGGGCAACAGCCGCCCGATTTTCTTTCTTGCTTGGCATCCCAGCAATTACTTTAGCCGGCCTTGTAGAGCTTAAGGATGTGGTTACAGGAGGCTTTGCCGGTGTGGGTGCGCTGCCCCTGCTAGTGGGTGTGATTTCGGCGGCTGTGTTTTCTTATGTCTCGATTGCTTGGCTACTTCGTTTCCTGCAAACTCAAAGTACCTTGGTATTTATCGTGTACCGGCTGCTGTTTGGCTTAGCAATTTTGGCCTCAATTGCGGCTAAGCTGCCTTGGACGGTTGGACAGTAG
- a CDS encoding TIGR03279 family radical SAM protein: MSETSIRPALITNVLPDSIAAEVGFEAGDCLVSINGQRPRDLIDYKFLCADEILELEVLDTKGKSHQLEIEKDYDDELGLEFETALFDGLIQCNNRCPFCFIDQQPPGKRETLYLKDDDYRLSFLYGSYLTLTNITEREWERIEMMRLSPLYVSVHATEPEVRVRLLKNLRAGKILEQLKWFKERRLQIHAQVVVCPGINDGEHLQQTVLDLAKFHSGKVPAVASVAVVPVGLTRFRPAEDELVPVTPEKAREVIAQVQALQAQFRRQKKSNCVWLADEWFLIAGEELPAASHYENYPQIGNGVGSIRQFLTQFEEAAKRLLLPAVSPARRLTWVVGNAVEKAFEPVVQRLNQVEGLDVQMAAMPSEYWGQKITVTGLLTGQDLLKNLQGKDLGDGILLPSVMLKHGEALFLDDMPVDEVAEKLGTKIVPVTGVDELIQACLA, translated from the coding sequence ATGAGTGAAACTTCTATTCGTCCCGCTTTAATTACAAACGTACTGCCTGATTCTATCGCGGCTGAGGTGGGATTTGAGGCGGGAGATTGTTTGGTTTCGATCAATGGTCAGCGTCCTCGTGATTTGATTGATTATAAGTTTTTATGTGCGGATGAAATTTTAGAACTGGAAGTTTTAGATACGAAAGGTAAAAGCCATCAATTAGAAATTGAGAAAGACTACGACGATGAGTTAGGGCTGGAATTTGAAACGGCTCTGTTTGATGGCTTAATTCAGTGTAATAATCGCTGTCCGTTTTGCTTTATCGACCAGCAGCCTCCAGGTAAGCGAGAAACGCTTTATTTGAAGGATGATGATTACCGGCTCAGTTTTTTGTATGGCTCATATTTGACGCTAACAAATATTACAGAGCGGGAATGGGAGAGAATTGAAATGATGCGGTTATCGCCGCTTTATGTATCGGTTCACGCAACGGAACCAGAAGTAAGAGTTCGCCTGCTAAAAAATCTTCGTGCCGGCAAAATATTAGAGCAGTTGAAATGGTTTAAAGAGCGCCGGTTGCAAATTCACGCTCAAGTGGTTGTTTGTCCCGGCATTAATGATGGGGAACACTTACAGCAGACTGTGCTAGATTTGGCAAAGTTTCATAGTGGAAAAGTGCCGGCAGTGGCGTCTGTAGCGGTGGTGCCGGTGGGTTTGACGAGGTTTAGACCGGCAGAAGATGAATTAGTGCCGGTGACGCCAGAAAAAGCACGGGAAGTTATTGCTCAAGTGCAAGCTTTGCAAGCGCAATTTCGCCGGCAAAAGAAATCGAATTGTGTTTGGTTAGCCGATGAGTGGTTTTTAATTGCTGGGGAAGAATTGCCTGCGGCATCTCATTACGAAAACTATCCCCAAATTGGGAATGGTGTGGGTTCAATTCGCCAATTTTTAACACAGTTTGAAGAAGCTGCCAAGCGTTTGTTGCTGCCTGCTGTTTCTCCGGCGCGTCGTTTGACTTGGGTTGTAGGAAATGCCGTTGAAAAAGCCTTTGAGCCGGTTGTGCAAAGATTGAATCAAGTTGAAGGTTTAGACGTGCAAATGGCAGCAATGCCAAGTGAGTATTGGGGACAGAAAATTACGGTTACTGGCTTATTAACGGGTCAAGATTTGTTGAAAAACTTACAAGGGAAAGATTTAGGCGATGGAATTTTGCTGCCTTCTGTGATGTTAAAGCATGGGGAGGCTTTATTTTTGGATGATATGCCGGTTGATGAAGTTGCAGAGAAGTTGGGGACAAAGATTGTGCCGGTGACTGGGGTTGATGAGTTAATTCAAGCTTGTCTGGCTTAA